From the genome of Brienomyrus brachyistius isolate T26 unplaced genomic scaffold, BBRACH_0.4 scaffold71, whole genome shotgun sequence:
ATTTACAAATTTAATGAACATCAAATCAAATATAGCATAAGCCATTATTTTCATTTACAGTAATAGCGGCCCTCTTGCAGTGTAGTTGAACATAAATATACACATCAAGAAAAATGTTGCCCTAACAGCATAGTTGATTGTCCGCATTAAAGCCACTGTTTATCTACACAGTTCACAACCAGAGGCAGAACGTTTCAGCCTCCTGTTTTTCGTTTTATATAACCTCTTCATGCGATCGCATCCGCTTGCTCCGTTTTTGAGAAAATTTGAATAAAGATGAATGGAAAGTGACATTAAAATCACTTAAATGTCGACTTTGCATTAATACACTCCCAATGGCTTGGCAAGTCAATCCACTCACCTTGACTCGTCTATTGCACTCTGATCCTGTTCAGGATTGGTTCATTTCATGGCTGTACACTACTTACAGATCTGATAAATGTACCGCATCTCATCTGTAACATGAGTTATTCCTTTATTATTACTGCCTGTCAGATGAAGTCTGTACTCTTTCCCCTGCTTTCTCGATTCTCCTCATCGCAAACTCGCTTAGTAAAGTAATCGCTGCCATATCTGCGAAGCTAAAAACAACGCAGTGATGAGATGTAACGTTAATTTAGGAACCTTTTTATGAAACGGGATGTGCTTGGATGCAAAAATATATTCTGTTCTACGTTCGGATGTTTGATAAGCCACAAAACATCAGGGCCAGCAGACACACGGGAGAAAAACAGATGCTCTGTTTTTAAGGAGAATTCCAGCACTTTCCTTCCTCTTTGGCAGTTTTGGTAGCACCTTTTCCGGTACACTGTGCTGATTCTGATACAGCGACACCATATCGGTAATGCTGATATGGCAGCATAATGTCTCAATTGCAGACATTCGATGGAGGCAGCCGCCTCGTGATTCTGCATGGAGGGAAAATCCTACAAATTCAGCGGAACACACCAAATGAATCGCAGCATTTACGTTATTTTACCAGTGCAGTGAAACTGCAGCGGCAGACGTTAAAATCTTTCTTTGTGCTGAGTTCTGGATTTCCCCAAAACAGCGGAGTGCGTCCTCAGTGTCCGTTTTTTGGGATTCTCACGATGCCTCTGAGATGCTTTAGCacgtgggtgggggggttaagCTCAGTGCTGTGATTCTCAAACCGCTGAAGGGATCCTGAGCTGATTCCTATTTGCGCGTTTCCCGGTCAGTTGAGGCCAATTCCTGTATTTATGCAGAGCATCCTGCCTGCcgctggctgaacagcatcgtcACCTCGAAACCTCAAAGACTTATTGACCTTCacatgtccgggggagggggggggggggtcctgtgtgtgtgcctgtagaGCAGGTTGATCATAGGCCCCTCAGCAGTGTGTGTCCCGCTTGCTCGCCCTCTTGTCCCCCTACGTGGGGTGAGCTCCCGGGGAAGGAAGCCAAAGCACCTCTTCTCCATGGCCCCCTCCACGAGAAGAGGTCCTCCAGGCTCTTGGAGAGTGGGCGATGGGGATCTTCGAGAGCTAGGGGTGGGTCCGTCTTCCTCTGGAGTGGCTCATAATTCCCCCCGTGGAGTAGATCTCGTAGCGTCAGTGTTAAGTTTCTGTTTCTGTGGTCAGACTGGCTGCATGGGTGATAATATGTAAATGGGAACTAATGAGTGACATAAACCTCACGTCTGGCCGTGGTTATGTATGTGTCGGGCTGCTAGGTTGGAAACAGACGAGGATTGAGGATGGTCTgacgtgttgggggggggggggacacatctAGGGCATGTTTTAAAGCTCTTTGTTTCTGTCTCGCTCTGCCCACAGATTCCCCTGGTTTAATGGGTCCGATAATCGGGATGTCACCAGATAAGAAAGCAGAAACCCCCGGCACACGAGAGGAGCGGGCGGGGCTGCGGGGCACCTGTGGGGCGGGGACCCTGCCTGAGGCAGAGAGTGCCGCCAGCCCCCTGGCCACCAGCTTGGACCGTGTGGGCGGAGTCGAGGGGGGGGCCGAGGATGAGGAACTGACCAACCTCAACTGGCTGCACGAGAACCTGCTGCAGAACTTCACCCTGGGGGGGTCGGAGGCACAACCCAGCGGCAGCCCCCTCTTCGACATCGAGGGCGACGGCCTGCCACACGCCCTCTCTTCcatgtcctcctcctcctcgacaTCCCCGTCATCTTCCTCGCTCCTTGCAGGCCGGGCCGGAGAAAAGGACTCGCTCAAATCCAAGCCTCCTCTATCCTTCTCGCTGCTCATTTACATGGCGATAGAGCAGTCGCCCAGTAAGTCGCTCCCCGTTAAGGATATCTATGGCTGGATCCTAGAGCACTTCCCTTACTTCTCCAGTGCCCCTACTGGCTGGAAGAATTCAGTGCGCCACAACCTGTCTCTCAACAAGTGCTTCCGCAAAGTGGAGAGGAGCTTAGGCAAGGTAAGGGCCTCCcaatgcagacacacagactgTGGGCCAGAGGCACTGTATTGCTGCTAATTTATACCGGCAGCATATTTAAGCCACATGTGTACATCGCAGCTCTTTGTTTACAGTCTAGGCAAGGTGGAGAATCCTTATGAGAGAAAAGATCTCTCATTCCTGATTTAGTTAGGACCTTCCACGGTTGGTCTGAAGCTCCTGAGAGCCCCACTGGAAAGAGAATACATTATCGGTTACATTTCCAAGTCGATTTCTCTGACATCATGATATCATCAAGCATCGTTCAAGCAGTTTCTAATTTCGCAAAGTTGAAAGGGACCTTGTAACCCAGTTTTGGGGCTTTGGATTTTTCCCATAAAAGAATGGTAAATAGTTATGATGGTGCTGTGAACACAGAACCTCATCTGCTAGAAGCTGGTCAGATCCTTACTGTAGTTGTGGTCAGTCTGCTTTGGGTGGATCGTTCTGTCCTTGGAATGATGCTGCATCGTGTTAAACTTCTGCATGTGCTGAGAACGTCCGCTTGCTGCAGTGGCGAGCCTGAGATCCGATCGGTCACCTGAGTCCCGCTGGTTGGTTTCTCCGGTTTTACCGGGAACCCCGTGTTCCCCGTGATCGCGGAGGAACTTGGTCACGGTCATGAGCCTCCTCTAGGAGCTAGCCCTGAGACATCGTGCGGTATCTCCCGAAACAAGGCACAGCAGGGAGAGAGCTCGACTTCCCATCACAGTTCCTCCTCACATCACGGTTGGGCTGTGGAGATGGTTCAGCCTGAATCCCAGCAGTGCTGACTGGgcccgaggaggaggaggtcatTGTTCGTTCATCTTCTCTCAACTTTTTGAGTTCTCTCAAAGGCCACTCGTCTGCTCAGGCTTATGGGCGAGTTATGAGCATAATTAATGAATAATTTATCCTCTGACCATATTGATCTGTTTGAATGGCGGAGCTACACATTTTTTGTTACACTGAGGGCAAAACCGACTAATTCTTCGGCTGTTGACGAGTGGTGAGGGGCCCGGTTCGGCCACATTGGTATCGTACCGGGTCTCATGGGGGGCTCTAATCGCCCCCCACTGAGACGACATCTCTTTGAGCTACAGAACCCCCCGCATGGCCTTCACTTGAAGGATGGGCAAATAAAGCATGCCGCCGGACGCTGCGTTCACACCCCGGGTGGAGCCAGCGGCCTGGTGGTTGCTGCCTGCGAGTCTGCTGAGAGCCCAGCGCTGGTTTCAAATGACACTGTCTGGTTTCTGTTGCCATGGCGATGTTTCCTCCTTCCTGTTTATGAGCGGACTGGTAATTTGAGTCAAGGTTATATTGCTCCTGCTAGACTGTGCTGGAACAGAGAGTGAAATGGAGAGATAGcagaacagacacacacacttatatCTACTTCCTGTGTACAGACGCGCACAAACACATGCATAGTCACTTAATATAAAAACTGCATGCACATGCAAAGTGACACACGGATGCCAGTGACCACACATGCAAGCACATGTACTGGTGTCTATGTGCTTAAACCACACTGCATCATGCCCCTTTGCATTGTGGGGCGTGACCCGCTACGATATGGCAGCAAGACCCCGGTCACAGCAGTGGTCCGAGCCCATGTTTCATGGTCCGTCTCCCggatgcagtttatttataCCGACCTACTTACAGACCGTCTCTGTCATGGAGAAAGCGGAGCTGCCTGGGACCCTTCTGGATGTCAGCCCCCACCCCTAGACAATGATTGTACTTCTGGGTATATTTCATTGGTAATACCCAAAACTCACCAGTGACTCCTTCGGGATATTTCCTGGTGTTTCCCTTTGCTCAACAAAAGACTTTCAGTTGCTCTGTAGCTTGTGAgatttgcgttttttttttccctggttGATGGCTCTTGACCCGACGGCGTCGGCATTCAGGGTTAGTGTGTTCGGTATGTGGCAGGAAGCGCTGCTGTGATGTGGCGCCGTGTGACGTGAGGCCATGTGTCTCTGCTCCAGGCCAATGGAAAGGGCTCTCTGTGGTGCGTGGACCCGGAGTACCGACCCAACCTGATCCAGGCCCTGAAGAAGCAGCACTTCCCTGCCGCGCACGCCTTCTGCACGCCGCCGGCCTCGCCACCCAGGTGGGTGTCCTTACCCCCCCTGCCCGGGGGACGGCTTTCGAACCTCAAGCTCTGCTCTTGTGGCTTTGGCTGTACTGGCAGTAGGTGGTGATTGTTGTACCATTTCTCATTCATTTGCCCCCCTCTGCCCCCCGCAGCGCCTCCTCCCCCCCACGTCACCTCGTCCTACCGGACCAGAGCAGCTCTCTGAAAGGTGAGTGCCTCTTTCCCAGCTCCCATGCCCCCTCCTCCCATGGAGGGCGGCTCTGCATCCGCAGCCTTTACAGAGACCCGTGCTGCACACTCGGCTGGATACAGGGCGGTGTCTCGGCCCCCTGTTGGCTGTTTATGCTCCGGTATCACTCATAGCTCCATCTTCCACCACCATCTGTACTTCAGAGCTCCTCCTGAGAGGTGGGGAGGTGTGAGGCCGttcggtctgtgtgtgtgtctgtgtgcgtgtttcTCTGGCTTGGCTGTCTTCCGTAACCTTGACTACGGAGATTTTGCCACCGCGGTAACTGGGCAGGAAGCTCTGGCCCCCGTCTCATTGGGGATGAATAATTCAGGTCCCCTGACTCTGAGTGCAGGATGGGAATGGGGTGCGCGACCCCTGCCcttcccgcccccccaccccaccccgtcCTACTTCCTGTCCCTCGAAGGAGGCTGGCCGCATCAAACTGATTCCtgtgtgcatgttctctcctTTTGCAGAGTCTGACATTGACGCCGCTACAGCCATGATGCTGTTAAACTCTACTCCCGGGCAGCGCGCCGACCCATGTaagaaacgcccccccccccagaagccccccaccctgccctctgCCTCTCTTCCATTTTATACTGTACTACTTTAACTATACccagcccccaacccccccaacaCTCCGAAAGTATGGATTAGTGCGGTTTTTACTGCCAGTCATTTGTTATTGGGAGGGGtgtctgtggccccgcccctgtttcTCCCTCCGCTGCCCTGATTGGCCAGGGTCCTTTAAAACCAGGTACACTAATTAACTTAACATCTCTCACAAAGGAATTTGAGGATAGCATTATACCCATGGGCCGGCCTTCATTTGCATATCATCTGACCGGCCCGTAACCATGACGACATCCATGACAACGTCGCATTCTCGCTCAGGCCATTTCCATGCATGCGGATACGCAGCGATGTAGGTGGCAGCTGCCATGGTGCTCCACGGAGATGCCGCCACTGGACCTGAGGCGGCCTCGTTTGTTGCATTGAAACTTATGCCACCACAGCCCCCCGAGGGCAGTTTGTCGGGGATCTCGCTCTTGTTCTGGCAGGGCTTCCGGTCCCCCTCAGTGTTGTGAGTCAGAACCCCCCCAGTCCCAAACGGCCCCACTGTTATCTGtctatcccccccccacccctaacaGCCTCCCTATTATCCCAATCAAATTAGGCACTCAGGACTAGCGCCTGCAGATCAATTTTGCCGATGTTGTTGCTGCCATTAATTGCACTCGTTATGCATCATAATTAATCCtaattgttgttattttcataaGCTAGTTAGTCCCGCATTGGTGTGACGGTGGGGACGCTTAGCCTgaaccctctctctctctcgctcgctctctcagGCGACCCTGACAGTCCGATGGACCTGTCCCggcctgactctgtgctggtcAGCAGCGACCCGAAGCAGGACCACAACTACAGCAGTGTTCCCCTGCCGCGCTGCCCCTCCCGCTCAAGCTCCTCCTCACTGTCTTCTGTGGATGAGGGTGGGGGTGGCGAGGCCCCCCTCCAGACACGCCGGGCCGGGAGCGAGGGCTTCCACAGCGACGAGGACTCCGACCCGCCGGACGATGCCGGGGGCGCCCGTGGCTGGCCCAGCCGCGCCAAGCTGCCAGGTCCGCGGCGCTCCGCCGCCACCAGGGGCCCCCCCGGGAAGAAGCTGCGGCGTGATGTCAGAGCTGAGGTGGACGAGGAGCTGAAGGAGGCGGCAGGGTCGCTGCTGCACCTGGCTGGGATCCGAACCTGCATGGAGGGTTCCAAACACAGTGCCAAGAGTAAAAAACTCAACAGGAAATGAGGCGCCCTGACCCCCCTGTAACCTTTGAACCCTGACCCCGCTGTGTCccgctcctccctctctcttcaGTTCGGTGAATCATCGTTTTCTTTATTCTCAGATTTtgtaagaaaaaaatgaaaatggaaaaaaaaaaaatatgtgggAATactccctccctcagcccccaccccctgcccccccccacaacacaaATACGCACGGCAATATTACCATCCACTGCGGATTATGAAGCCATATTAAGACTTTtaccggggggagggggaggaggaccAAGAAGAGACACCTAGTTGAAAGATAAACCGCCAACTCTGAACCGTCATGCCAACTGGAGCAATTCCGTCTTTTCTTGTTTTTGTAGGAGAATTGGCCCCCAAAGGTGTTCGAAGACTCGAACCATTGCATGCTTCCAGGTGAAGGTATTTAGGAGAATGAGTGCATGTATATAACCGACAACCTGACCCTAGCCTAGTCTGGATTCTTCTGCCATTCAGATATAAAACGACAAAACAGAAACAAGGAAAATCACTTTGAAAAAGGGGAAGAGGTTGCCGCCGGTATCTTCTGAATCGAGGACATTGGTCTAGAGTTACCACACAAAGAGAAATGCAATAATTATTCCAAATCCTTTAAttgttgtatttttgtttttctttaatgcCTACATTTGTCAGCTTTTGTTTCTTGGTTTGGAAggtcatcttgaattctgaggcaTCGGGATCCTGCCATTGGATAAGTGTCTGGGATTTTGAATTGTAATGTTGGAAGGAGGGGGGGTCTCCAAATGGCCGCCCCAAACCCTGCAGCCCAGGATTTGGCCTTTTTGACAAAGTGCCCTGCGCCCCTGCCATGTGAACACCCCCTGCTCCCTCTTCCTCCTTGTGCCGTGGTTGGTGTCACAATATTGATTATGTCTTCAGCCTCCCTAGTGTCACCTGCAAAAATAGAAGCTGATATTTGCAGCCGAACGGGCCGGCCTGCCGTCCTGACCCGAGGCACTAGGCGGGGGACGTACATTGGCCGTGCGAGTGTAGGGATCCTGTCCTGGTCAGGTGGTTTACTGCTGGGACTTGTATTTAATTCTCGTTGCTCTAGATAACACGTGAAACAGGAAACCGctggagaggaagaggaaggcacTTCCAAAAGTTGATATAGCAGTGCCATTACACTTTGTAAGCTGCAAGGGCGTTCTGTGTACTGGTGGAGATTCATGTCACCGAGGGCTGTGGCTGTCATTGGCTGATACAGATATGCAGATGGACACGCCCCCCTCCCTGCTCTGCTTCTGTTGTTCACATAGGGAAATGACACTATGGGAGTGGCAGGTCATCTGTGCTTCTCCCAGTCAAATTCTCCCCCCATCTCAAAGCACCCTGTGTGCTGTTTGGCTTTCCAGCTCCTGGGCTTCTGCTCATTATATTCAAATGTCAAAACAGGAAAAACTTTAAACAAGCAAAAAGGGAACAAAATCAACAACAAAGGCTCAGTCCAATCCAAACATGtatggggggctgggggatcTGACCATAGGGGGCATCCACTGTGTCACCGGCCCCTTGGAGTTTTTCCCATGATTGACAGGAAATGAGGGTGGGGGTTGAGGGTGAGGGTGGAGCTGGAGAGCCAATGGCGGGCAGAGCAGAAACAGCCCCCGGAATCCGGCCCCGGCCCCCCGGCCGACTCTCTCCCCCGGTGCGCTTTCTGCCCCGCCCTTCTTGCACATTTTCACTTTTTTGGAGCAGCcagctatttttttatttttttttggggggggggttctgggtTTTCTGTGTGCCATAGGCTGCCAGCCACAGTATTTAGCGGGTGAGGCAGACTCCTGCTTGTTCGGGGGAGGGCTTGAGATACCGGAGTGGTTTGCCGTAGTGACGGCCAGTAGCTGCCTAGTAAGGAGTGCGGAGttactgtccagcagggggcgctaccAATTAGTGGCTGGTCGTACATCCGGACCCCCTGAGATGAGATTTTTTTTCACCCTCATTCCCAATAATGACTTGAACTTCACAATTAGGAGACAAAATTAAATGTCTCCACCAGGTCCTGCTGTTTTGCAGAACTTCACTGCCTCTGCTCCGAAGGTGTGACCCCACCCCATAGGCTCATCATATCCACTGCTATTCTTGGGGAGGGGGTGCTTTGCGctgatgtgggggtgggggtggttgtCACCGATTAGGTGCGCTGGCCTTGTCCGGTCAGCTGACATTGAGTTTTGACCTTTTGACCTCGCCGCCTTTTCACTGCCATAAACTGCCGCCTTCATGTTGGATGAGCATGTGCTCGAAACGTTCATGCTGTTCTCCATTATTTTTGCCTGATATTCATTGTGCTTCATCTGCATCAggtctttgtctttcttcttttccTTATCATGATTGCCAAACTCCTAGGGTCTGTCTAA
Proteins encoded in this window:
- the foxn2a gene encoding forkhead box protein N2 produces the protein MGPIIGMSPDKKAETPGTREERAGLRGTCGAGTLPEAESAASPLATSLDRVGGVEGGAEDEELTNLNWLHENLLQNFTLGGSEAQPSGSPLFDIEGDGLPHALSSMSSSSSTSPSSSSLLAGRAGEKDSLKSKPPLSFSLLIYMAIEQSPSKSLPVKDIYGWILEHFPYFSSAPTGWKNSVRHNLSLNKCFRKVERSLGKANGKGSLWCVDPEYRPNLIQALKKQHFPAAHAFCTPPASPPSASSPPRHLVLPDQSSSLKESDIDAATAMMLLNSTPGQRADPCDPDSPMDLSRPDSVLVSSDPKQDHNYSSVPLPRCPSRSSSSSLSSVDEGGGGEAPLQTRRAGSEGFHSDEDSDPPDDAGGARGWPSRAKLPGPRRSAATRGPPGKKLRRDVRAEVDEELKEAAGSLLHLAGIRTCMEGSKHSAKSKKLNRK